The Verrucomicrobiota bacterium genome has a segment encoding these proteins:
- a CDS encoding DUF3427 domain-containing protein translates to MSAESNQELLPEGLYEALLDEELETLLNGQPELIGLLQSVDEESTPGAYSQFLWQVLQRAFRITKKENRLDLVNRLIELLAAQDGLEYTLRKRLLSKPKSLLREVKKRSSSAVISIPETPMSISSLLTGSGDDPQLDRELRAEMMTADRVDILVSFIKWSGLRLLLPGFENLIERGVKVRIITTSYMGASDPAAVEWLAGQPNFSIRVSYDTERTRLHAKAYHFYRKSGFSTAYIGSANMSKAAITSGLEWTVKVTVQDMPHMLDRFTAEFESYWERVEFEEYSEKDYSRFRKAIKHGKQSDKSSGFRFFAEITPRPYQERILESLAAARDAGSFRNLVVAATGTGKTVVAALDYARFRKANPLADKLLFVAHRKEILEQARDCFRTVLRDYNFGELLIGQDLPSDWKYVFASVQSFNTKRTWEQVGLNHFDFVVVDEVHHIAANSYRPLLDHLAPRILLGLTATPERMDGSSILPDFDNTFAAEIRLPEALEEKLLCPFHYFGVTDPVAVADDKFWRNGKYDTNALEIIYTGDDFNARQRLDVILHSIRTYFPDTDSIRAVGFCVSVRHAEFMAEKFREIGLSAETVLGETPSEIRQERFKEFKEGRISFLFAVDIFSEGVDIPDINMVLFLRPTESLTVFLQQLGRGLRHAPDKDCLTVLDFVGQSHKKYRIDRKLSALLRTKRRRIDQEIEKDFPNLPPGCSIQFERVAKEYILQSIRNTLGNLNSFVPESIQTFEKETGRPLTFANFIELTDLSPIQLLQNKTWSEWKAVALNHAPIDDPDLRETRQALRRFCLRTDPVFLEKAMRIGKLKVGEDSGEYGMSERDSAALHYLLWGKKGSLVGVNDYYESIEKWLKNKHSQKDLKEVIDWRRKLHPYSTFSIPLPFASDLRLHAQYGLREILALLGLADLHNSGVTGTGVIHAKEIKTYLHLVTFKKEDKDFTPTTRYKDYPISRSKLHWESQAAAAQKGTAGQNYVHFKKREYTILFFARLEKRTNGETNPYVFLGPVKDLLSYENNRPISMIWELEYPMPAELFEEARAV, encoded by the coding sequence ATGAGCGCTGAAAGTAATCAGGAATTGTTACCTGAGGGGCTTTATGAGGCTTTGCTCGATGAGGAGTTGGAGACGTTGTTGAACGGACAACCTGAGCTGATTGGATTACTTCAATCGGTGGATGAAGAGTCAACACCGGGTGCTTACAGTCAGTTTTTGTGGCAGGTGCTGCAGCGTGCTTTTCGAATAACGAAAAAAGAAAATCGTTTGGATTTGGTGAATCGCCTGATTGAGCTGCTGGCGGCTCAAGATGGATTGGAGTATACGCTTCGCAAGCGGCTTCTATCGAAACCTAAGAGTTTGTTGAGGGAGGTAAAGAAACGGTCTTCGAGTGCGGTGATTTCTATCCCGGAAACCCCGATGAGTATTAGCAGTTTGCTAACGGGTTCTGGAGACGACCCGCAGTTGGATCGTGAGCTTAGAGCAGAAATGATGACTGCCGACCGTGTGGATATTTTGGTGTCTTTTATCAAGTGGTCCGGGCTCCGCTTGTTGTTGCCTGGATTTGAGAACCTAATTGAGCGTGGTGTGAAGGTAAGAATTATTACCACTTCCTATATGGGTGCCTCCGATCCAGCCGCGGTTGAGTGGTTGGCTGGGCAGCCGAACTTTTCGATTCGTGTTTCTTACGATACCGAGCGCACTCGATTGCATGCAAAGGCCTATCACTTTTATCGGAAGTCGGGTTTCTCCACGGCTTATATCGGATCGGCGAATATGTCGAAAGCGGCGATAACTAGTGGGCTGGAATGGACTGTGAAAGTGACAGTTCAAGATATGCCGCATATGCTAGACCGGTTTACCGCAGAGTTTGAAAGCTACTGGGAGCGAGTAGAGTTTGAAGAATATTCCGAAAAGGATTACTCGCGGTTTAGAAAGGCAATTAAGCACGGGAAACAAAGTGACAAATCGAGTGGGTTTCGCTTTTTTGCAGAGATAACGCCGAGACCCTACCAGGAGCGGATTCTTGAATCGTTGGCCGCAGCGAGAGATGCTGGATCGTTTCGAAATTTAGTTGTGGCTGCAACTGGAACAGGCAAGACGGTGGTCGCCGCTCTGGACTATGCTCGATTTAGGAAAGCAAATCCTTTGGCAGATAAGTTGTTATTTGTTGCTCATCGGAAGGAAATCCTGGAGCAAGCCAGGGACTGTTTTAGGACGGTTCTGCGTGACTATAATTTTGGTGAGCTTCTCATCGGTCAGGATTTGCCTAGTGATTGGAAGTATGTATTTGCGTCCGTGCAGAGCTTTAATACTAAACGAACTTGGGAACAGGTGGGTTTGAACCATTTCGATTTCGTTGTCGTAGATGAGGTTCACCATATCGCAGCAAACAGTTACCGCCCTCTCTTGGATCACTTGGCTCCTCGAATTCTTCTTGGACTAACTGCAACTCCGGAACGAATGGACGGTAGTTCGATTCTTCCTGATTTTGATAATACTTTTGCGGCAGAAATCAGATTGCCTGAAGCACTTGAAGAAAAACTGCTTTGTCCGTTTCACTACTTTGGTGTGACTGATCCGGTAGCGGTTGCGGATGATAAATTCTGGCGAAACGGTAAATATGATACCAATGCTTTGGAGATCATTTATACGGGCGATGATTTTAATGCACGTCAGCGGCTGGATGTGATTCTGCATAGCATCCGCACTTATTTTCCGGATACGGATTCCATCCGGGCGGTGGGATTCTGTGTGAGTGTGCGTCATGCTGAATTTATGGCTGAGAAGTTTAGGGAAATCGGGCTTTCTGCAGAAACTGTGCTCGGCGAAACTCCGAGTGAAATACGACAAGAACGGTTTAAGGAGTTTAAGGAAGGTCGGATCTCGTTTTTATTTGCAGTGGATATATTCAGTGAGGGGGTGGATATCCCAGATATTAATATGGTTCTGTTCTTGAGACCGACAGAAAGTCTTACGGTCTTTCTTCAACAACTTGGGAGAGGCTTAAGGCATGCTCCAGATAAGGACTGCCTCACCGTGCTGGATTTTGTGGGGCAGTCACATAAAAAGTATAGGATCGATCGGAAACTTTCCGCATTGCTGAGGACGAAGAGAAGAAGGATAGATCAGGAAATCGAAAAAGATTTCCCGAATTTGCCCCCTGGTTGCAGTATTCAGTTCGAGCGGGTGGCCAAGGAGTACATTCTTCAGAGCATTCGCAATACATTGGGTAATTTGAATTCCTTTGTACCTGAGTCTATCCAAACCTTTGAAAAGGAAACAGGACGACCCCTTACGTTTGCTAATTTCATAGAATTGACCGATTTATCGCCGATACAACTTTTGCAGAATAAAACCTGGTCGGAATGGAAGGCGGTGGCGCTTAACCATGCCCCTATTGATGATCCTGATTTGAGAGAAACGCGTCAGGCGCTTCGCCGCTTTTGCCTTCGCACGGACCCAGTCTTTTTGGAAAAGGCTATGCGGATTGGTAAATTGAAAGTTGGGGAAGATTCGGGTGAGTATGGAATGAGTGAACGGGACTCGGCAGCATTGCACTATTTGTTATGGGGCAAAAAGGGGAGCTTAGTGGGAGTAAATGATTATTATGAATCGATTGAAAAGTGGTTAAAAAATAAGCACAGCCAGAAGGATTTGAAGGAAGTGATTGATTGGCGGAGAAAGCTTCACCCTTACTCAACATTTTCCATTCCTCTTCCATTTGCGTCTGATCTACGCTTACATGCTCAGTATGGTTTGAGAGAAATTCTTGCGTTGCTCGGATTGGCTGATCTACACAATTCTGGGGTAACTGGAACTGGAGTGATTCATGCAAAAGAGATTAAAACATACTTGCACCTCGTAACCTTTAAAAAAGAAGACAAGGATTTTACGCCGACAACGCGGTATAAAGATTATCCCATTAGCAGAAGCAAGTTGCATTGGGAATCGCAAGCGGCAGCAGCGCAGAAAGGAACGGCGGGTCAAAATTACGTCCACTTCAAAAAGAGAGAATACACGATACTCTTTTTTGCCCGTCTTGAAAAACGAACCAATGGTGAAACAAATCCCTATGTATTTTTAGGTCCTGTGAAGGATCTACTTTCCTATGAAAACAATCGCCCGATCTCAATGATTTGGGAATTAGAATATCCTATGCCCGCTGAGCTGTTTGAAGAGGCGAGAGCGGTTTAG
- a CDS encoding (deoxy)nucleoside triphosphate pyrophosphohydrolase, whose protein sequence is MRQDNIIEVSCLVMMNTRNQVFMVQRPERSSLGGYWEFPGGKIEEGESAKDALRREIVEELNLELGELKALTETTHVYGFATIRLWPFLANCDEIPEITLHEHSAMDWVDVERAHELNWAPADIPIVQELQKMFSV, encoded by the coding sequence ATGAGACAAGATAATATAATCGAAGTGAGTTGTCTTGTGATGATGAATACCAGAAACCAGGTGTTTATGGTACAACGGCCGGAGAGGAGTTCTCTGGGTGGGTATTGGGAATTCCCGGGTGGGAAGATTGAGGAGGGTGAATCTGCTAAGGATGCGCTGAGGCGGGAGATTGTGGAGGAGTTGAATTTGGAGTTGGGGGAGTTGAAGGCCCTAACAGAGACAACTCATGTTTATGGCTTTGCTACGATTCGCTTGTGGCCGTTTTTGGCCAACTGTGATGAAATCCCGGAAATTACTTTGCACGAACATTCTGCGATGGATTGGGTAGACGTGGAGCGTGCACATGAGTTGAACTGGGCTCCGGCGGACATTCCGATTGTACAAGAACTGCAAAAGATGTTTTCCGTATGA
- a CDS encoding ORF6N domain-containing protein, producing MATKKKPTQTFQVYNKPPIYTVRGLQVVLDSDLAFAYEVETRVFNQAVKRNLKRFPEEFAFQLTHEEFRNLISQSVTSSRHGGRRKPPFVFTEHGTLMAATILNSDEAVKMSVFILRAFVRQRELLSGNEHILKRLAETEKTLLQHDNTLWDIYQKLVPLIAPASDDPKKRIGFQAKECKAKYLRK from the coding sequence ATGGCGACCAAGAAAAAACCTACTCAGACCTTTCAAGTTTATAACAAACCTCCGATTTATACCGTTCGCGGCTTACAGGTTGTGTTGGATAGTGACCTGGCATTTGCGTATGAAGTTGAGACGCGAGTGTTTAATCAAGCTGTAAAGAGGAACTTGAAACGATTCCCTGAGGAATTTGCGTTTCAGCTTACCCATGAGGAGTTTAGAAACTTGATATCACAATCTGTGACATCAAGTAGACACGGAGGACGGCGAAAACCGCCGTTTGTATTTACAGAACACGGCACCCTTATGGCGGCCACGATTCTAAATTCTGACGAGGCGGTGAAAATGAGTGTGTTCATCCTCCGGGCCTTCGTTCGCCAGCGCGAACTTCTGTCGGGCAACGAGCACATCCTGAAACGCCTGGCCGAGACCGAGAAAACCCTCCTCCAGCATGACAACACGCTTTGGGATATTTACCAGAAGCTGGTCCCGCTTATTGCCCCCGCTTCGGATGATCCCAAGAAGCGTATCGGATTCCAAGCCAAGGAGTGTAAAGCTAAGTATCTGCGCAAATAA
- a CDS encoding NADH-quinone oxidoreductase subunit A: MDSHWINYLTLLGFAIFALIIACTPLLIARVLSPHKPSDLKQATYECGLESSGEAWGKFKMQYYLYALVFVIFDIEAVFIYPWATAFTSIGFGSFVAMSVFILIMAESLVYLWLKGFLEWK; encoded by the coding sequence ATGGACTCGCATTGGATTAATTACCTTACCCTGCTTGGATTCGCCATATTCGCGCTGATCATTGCCTGTACGCCTCTCCTGATTGCCAGGGTATTGAGTCCCCATAAGCCGAGTGACTTGAAACAGGCCACCTACGAGTGTGGGTTGGAATCCTCCGGGGAAGCCTGGGGAAAATTTAAAATGCAATACTACCTCTATGCGCTGGTCTTTGTGATATTCGATATCGAGGCGGTATTTATCTATCCCTGGGCCACCGCGTTTACCAGCATCGGCTTTGGCAGTTTTGTGGCCATGAGTGTGTTCATTTTAATCATGGCGGAGAGCCTTGTGTATCTCTGGTTGAAAGGATTTCTGGAATGGAAATAA
- the nuoB gene encoding NADH-quinone oxidoreductase subunit NuoB, translating into MSTTEEEEVDLSPEATAKAGVILSSLDWIYNWSRSNSVWPLQFGLACCAIEMIGTAGSRHDISRFGAEVFRPSPRQSDLMLVSGTVTKKMAPQVVRIYNQMPEPKYVIAMGACAISGGPFKQGYNVLKGIDRYIPVDVYLPGCPPRPEALLHALMTLQAKIKKEKSLGKHITNPAYKEGKRIYPVPVLTGNDLEPPYNHEVWTPPVKNPNIADACE; encoded by the coding sequence ATGAGCACCACCGAGGAAGAAGAGGTAGACCTATCACCGGAAGCGACAGCTAAGGCGGGCGTTATTCTGTCTTCCCTGGATTGGATCTACAACTGGAGCCGAAGTAATTCCGTGTGGCCATTGCAGTTTGGGTTGGCTTGTTGCGCCATCGAGATGATTGGGACGGCCGGTTCGCGCCACGATATTTCCCGGTTTGGAGCCGAGGTGTTTCGCCCGTCTCCCCGTCAATCGGACCTCATGCTCGTTTCAGGAACGGTCACCAAGAAGATGGCCCCTCAGGTAGTCCGAATCTATAATCAGATGCCGGAGCCGAAGTATGTGATCGCCATGGGTGCCTGCGCGATTTCCGGCGGTCCTTTCAAACAGGGCTACAATGTACTTAAAGGAATCGACCGTTACATCCCGGTCGATGTCTACCTGCCTGGCTGCCCTCCCCGTCCCGAAGCATTGCTCCATGCACTGATGACGCTTCAGGCTAAAATCAAAAAGGAGAAAAGCTTGGGGAAGCATATTACCAACCCGGCTTACAAGGAAGGAAAGCGCATTTATCCCGTGCCCGTGTTGACCGGGAACGATCTCGAGCCTCCCTACAATCACGAAGTCTGGACGCCTCCGGTAAAAAACCCAAACATTGCGGACGCCTGCGAATAA
- a CDS encoding NADH-quinone oxidoreductase subunit C → MEINHEAILRHFPDLEWEEDTKSLIVPPEKVTEVVTWLKEHPMMKLDYLSCISGVDYIESEVKTKARNEEGKMEVIITKTPDKMEVVYHLFSMEKKIGPLVLKQRVMTRDNPVVTSLTPIYRGAELMEREIFDLFGIHFTGHPDLRRILMWDEFEHYPMRKDYTPPNDYDYEPTPHDSVIERAKERQEELERQKS, encoded by the coding sequence ATGGAGATCAACCACGAAGCCATACTTCGGCATTTTCCAGATCTCGAGTGGGAGGAGGATACAAAGAGCCTCATAGTCCCTCCCGAAAAGGTGACAGAGGTGGTTACCTGGTTAAAAGAACATCCGATGATGAAATTGGATTATCTGAGTTGTATTTCGGGGGTGGATTATATCGAAAGCGAGGTAAAGACCAAGGCCCGCAATGAAGAGGGAAAGATGGAGGTCATCATCACCAAAACGCCCGATAAGATGGAGGTCGTTTATCACCTTTTTTCCATGGAGAAAAAGATCGGCCCGCTGGTACTTAAACAGCGCGTCATGACTCGCGATAATCCGGTCGTCACTTCACTCACCCCTATTTATCGCGGAGCTGAGTTGATGGAACGCGAGATCTTCGACCTGTTTGGCATTCACTTTACCGGTCATCCGGATCTCCGCCGAATTCTCATGTGGGATGAGTTTGAGCATTATCCGATGAGGAAAGATTACACTCCTCCCAACGATTACGACTACGAACCCACTCCCCACGATTCTGTCATCGAACGAGCAAAGGAACGACAAGAGGAATTGGAAAGGCAGAAGTCATGA
- a CDS encoding NADH-quinone oxidoreductase subunit D, which translates to MPARGYSVSKDDLGSDILEIAMGPHHPSTHGVFRMDLKLDGETVMDLKPIFGYLHRNHEKLAEDMTYPMSMPFTDRLDYLCGMTNNWAYALSCEKLIEIEVPERAEYIRVIVAELTRLVNHCLLVGFFINDLGALGTPLLYALREREKILDLFETLSGARMMVNYFRFGGVRCDLPEGWLTECKRIVDAFPAFLDEYETLLVGNEIVITRAQNVGVVTKEEAVNFSLTGPMLRASGVNYDIRKVDKYGIYDRFDFKVPLGAHGDCYDRFMIRMLEMRESIKILNQALKDIPEGEIMGDAPKIFKPAPGEAYGRIESPKGELGFYLIADGTNNPYRFKVRPPSFINLTALRHMCIGHKVADAVIILGSIDIVLGEVDR; encoded by the coding sequence ATGCCAGCCCGGGGTTACAGTGTGAGCAAAGACGACCTCGGATCCGATATCCTCGAGATTGCCATGGGGCCGCATCACCCGTCCACTCATGGGGTCTTTCGCATGGACCTGAAACTCGACGGGGAAACCGTCATGGATCTGAAGCCCATTTTTGGTTACCTTCATCGGAACCATGAAAAACTTGCCGAAGACATGACCTACCCGATGTCCATGCCCTTTACCGATCGTCTCGATTACCTTTGTGGCATGACGAACAACTGGGCCTACGCTCTCAGCTGTGAGAAGCTTATAGAAATTGAAGTTCCCGAACGTGCGGAATACATCCGCGTCATTGTCGCTGAGCTTACCCGTTTGGTGAACCACTGCCTCCTGGTAGGATTCTTTATCAACGACCTCGGTGCGCTCGGCACTCCCCTGCTCTACGCACTGCGCGAACGGGAAAAGATCCTCGACCTGTTCGAAACGCTTTCCGGTGCAAGAATGATGGTTAACTATTTTCGCTTTGGTGGTGTGCGTTGCGATCTACCCGAAGGCTGGCTGACGGAATGTAAACGAATCGTCGATGCCTTCCCGGCCTTCCTCGATGAATACGAAACCTTGTTGGTGGGAAACGAAATCGTGATCACCCGGGCCCAGAACGTGGGCGTGGTGACGAAGGAGGAAGCGGTCAATTTCTCCCTCACCGGTCCTATGCTCCGCGCCAGTGGCGTGAACTACGACATCCGCAAAGTTGACAAATACGGCATCTACGACCGCTTCGACTTCAAAGTCCCACTCGGCGCCCACGGCGATTGTTATGATCGTTTCATGATCCGTATGCTCGAAATGCGGGAGAGTATCAAAATCCTTAACCAGGCACTCAAAGATATTCCCGAAGGTGAAATAATGGGAGACGCGCCCAAGATCTTTAAACCCGCACCGGGAGAAGCCTATGGCCGAATCGAATCACCCAAGGGAGAGCTGGGGTTCTACCTCATAGCGGACGGAACCAACAATCCCTACCGGTTCAAAGTTCGTCCTCCTTCATTCATAAACCTTACTGCCCTGCGCCACATGTGCATAGGGCACAAAGTTGCCGACGCTGTCATCATTCTTGGCAGTATCGATATCGTCCTGGGAGAAGTCGACCGCTAG
- a CDS encoding 4Fe-4S dicluster domain-containing protein: MSLFAKGIIQGMGVTAKNFFQSYYKKDRLPTVEYPEEKSTVTQFSRNIPFLVFDGEDAIDGMRCTACTLCEKACPPACIYIIKDKDENGRPLKRPAVFDIDSSVCMSCQLCVEACPFEAIRMDSEFELSTENRFEGLLINREALLKSNKYYHEIHPIEAQVTDDRMAAKVAEAEAKAKEREEKARLDAEAKKAAEEKKAAEEAAAVAEAPVVEEVTEVAPEEPTAEASTETAESTEPAESTETPKAVAEESTEAPQEPTAETTEVQEEPKSVAAEPPPAVAEEKPKLAEPENSEEPKKPE, encoded by the coding sequence ATGAGTTTATTCGCAAAAGGCATCATCCAGGGGATGGGCGTAACGGCCAAAAACTTTTTCCAGAGCTATTACAAAAAAGATCGGCTTCCGACTGTGGAATATCCGGAAGAGAAATCTACCGTTACGCAGTTTTCCAGAAACATACCTTTTCTGGTATTTGATGGTGAGGACGCCATCGATGGGATGCGCTGTACCGCTTGCACACTGTGTGAAAAAGCCTGCCCGCCGGCCTGTATCTACATCATCAAGGACAAGGACGAAAACGGGAGACCGCTTAAACGTCCTGCGGTGTTCGACATCGATTCTTCAGTTTGCATGAGTTGCCAGCTTTGTGTCGAAGCCTGCCCATTTGAAGCTATCCGGATGGATAGCGAATTCGAACTTTCCACCGAAAACCGTTTCGAAGGGTTGCTGATCAATCGCGAAGCACTCCTCAAATCGAACAAATACTACCACGAAATTCACCCCATCGAAGCCCAGGTAACCGACGACCGCATGGCCGCCAAAGTTGCCGAAGCCGAAGCAAAAGCAAAGGAACGGGAAGAAAAAGCCCGCCTGGATGCCGAAGCCAAAAAAGCAGCGGAAGAAAAGAAGGCTGCCGAAGAAGCTGCCGCAGTTGCCGAAGCACCCGTAGTCGAAGAAGTAACTGAAGTTGCCCCGGAGGAACCAACGGCAGAAGCGTCAACAGAAACAGCCGAATCCACAGAACCTGCCGAATCCACAGAAACTCCGAAAGCGGTCGCAGAGGAATCAACAGAAGCTCCCCAGGAACCAACAGCGGAAACAACCGAAGTTCAGGAAGAACCCAAATCAGTCGCCGCAGAACCTCCTCCTGCAGTTGCCGAAGAAAAGCCCAAGTTAGCAGAACCCGAAAACTCCGAAGAACCGAAAAAACCAGAATGA
- the nuoH gene encoding NADH-quinone oxidoreductase subunit NuoH — MNNFFDHKLLELAQWVESLFNDMPSLKIVVHIVLSSLPLILAFMGAFAFSTWLERKGLARIQNRPGPNRVGIFGLLQPVADGIKMLFKEDIVPERSDKLFHFMAPVLLMVPAMVGIGFLPMGEGMSALPFDSAILFFFAIGSMNTIAVFMAGWSSRNKYSLLGGMRAVAQMISYEIPLVLSAVTVIMIAGSLNAQEIVASQQITGWIGSGNIIQEFFGQILGWHIFKPWGFAGFIFFFIAALAEANRSPFDLPEADSEIIAGHLTEYSGFKYAIFFIAEYISAFAIAGIAVTLFLGGWSGPVIAGLPWFIIKLFSLFAVMIWIRGTLPRLRVDQLMAYAWKFLMPLAILNIFVAGLYYFAEQQWGIWIALVGGWIVGFGALQLAAKGLARLNKSPLLKDKRVYQFAE; from the coding sequence ATGAATAACTTTTTTGATCACAAACTTCTAGAGCTCGCCCAATGGGTGGAGTCTCTTTTCAACGATATGCCTTCGTTGAAGATTGTGGTTCATATTGTCTTGTCCTCCCTGCCTCTGATCCTCGCATTCATGGGTGCGTTCGCTTTTTCCACTTGGCTTGAACGTAAGGGGCTCGCCCGGATTCAAAACCGCCCCGGCCCGAATCGGGTTGGGATCTTTGGGTTACTTCAACCGGTAGCGGACGGCATCAAAATGCTGTTCAAGGAAGACATCGTTCCAGAAAGATCGGACAAATTATTTCATTTCATGGCACCAGTATTATTGATGGTGCCGGCCATGGTAGGCATCGGATTTTTACCCATGGGCGAGGGAATGAGTGCCCTACCCTTTGACTCGGCTATTCTATTTTTCTTTGCGATCGGATCGATGAATACCATTGCCGTCTTCATGGCTGGTTGGTCATCGCGCAATAAGTATTCCTTGCTCGGAGGCATGCGCGCCGTGGCGCAAATGATCAGTTACGAAATCCCGCTGGTGCTATCCGCTGTGACGGTTATCATGATTGCCGGTTCACTCAACGCTCAGGAGATTGTCGCTTCTCAACAGATCACCGGATGGATCGGAAGTGGAAATATAATCCAGGAGTTCTTTGGGCAGATACTCGGTTGGCATATTTTTAAACCATGGGGATTCGCCGGATTTATCTTTTTCTTTATCGCAGCACTGGCCGAGGCCAACCGCTCGCCTTTCGATTTACCGGAAGCCGATTCGGAAATCATCGCCGGTCACCTGACCGAATACAGTGGTTTCAAATACGCCATTTTCTTTATCGCTGAGTACATTAGCGCCTTCGCGATTGCCGGGATAGCGGTCACCTTATTCCTTGGCGGTTGGAGCGGACCGGTTATAGCTGGATTACCGTGGTTTATCATAAAACTGTTTAGTCTCTTCGCGGTAATGATCTGGATACGCGGCACCTTGCCCCGGTTACGAGTCGACCAGTTAATGGCCTACGCCTGGAAATTCCTGATGCCGTTAGCCATCCTCAATATATTCGTTGCCGGTCTCTACTACTTCGCCGAACAACAATGGGGCATCTGGATTGCCCTGGTCGGGGGATGGATAGTTGGATTCGGAGCATTACAGTTGGCAGCTAAAGGACTGGCCCGACTCAACAAATCTCCCCTCTTAAAAGACAAAAGGGTCTACCAATTTGCGGAATGA
- a CDS encoding NADH-quinone oxidoreductase subunit J, with protein sequence MSIAFFILAIVAIMGAVLAITLRNVIHAVFSVLLFFSAIAGLFLLLLAEFVAAVQVLVYIGSVGILMLFAIMLTTKVMGDATSTVHSRGWIWGGIAVAALLLGVFIPLISQPIAEATTLLSDFEPSVKQLGLVLMDPYFASVGVIALLLTAGLIGAVVAASSASEPEPEQKT encoded by the coding sequence ATGAGTATCGCATTTTTCATATTGGCAATTGTTGCGATCATGGGCGCCGTTTTGGCGATCACTTTACGCAATGTAATTCACGCCGTATTTTCAGTACTGTTGTTTTTCTCTGCAATTGCAGGACTGTTTCTTCTGCTACTGGCAGAGTTTGTTGCTGCAGTGCAAGTGCTGGTATACATCGGCTCGGTCGGCATTCTAATGCTCTTCGCCATCATGCTCACGACTAAGGTTATGGGTGACGCAACCAGCACGGTCCATTCCCGCGGATGGATCTGGGGAGGAATAGCCGTTGCAGCTTTGTTACTTGGAGTATTTATTCCGCTCATCTCCCAGCCGATTGCGGAAGCCACGACCCTACTTTCGGATTTCGAACCCTCCGTCAAACAACTTGGACTTGTTTTGATGGATCCCTACTTCGCCTCCGTGGGCGTCATCGCTTTGCTACTTACGGCCGGACTTATCGGAGCCGTGGTGGCAGCAAGCAGCGCGAGTGAACCTGAACCCGAACAAAAAACGTGA
- the nuoK gene encoding NADH-quinone oxidoreductase subunit NuoK has product MELTLNHFLILSAILFSIGLVGALTRRHIIIMLICLEIMLNAGNLNLIAFWYYSPNPDLMHGPLFTLFTIAIAATEAALGLALVLAIFRHFKTIDLEQIQDLKE; this is encoded by the coding sequence GTGGAGCTAACTCTAAATCATTTCCTGATACTCTCAGCCATCCTCTTCTCGATAGGTTTGGTGGGCGCGCTGACGCGTCGGCATATCATAATCATGCTGATCTGTCTGGAAATCATGCTCAATGCGGGGAACCTCAACCTGATTGCGTTTTGGTACTATAGTCCAAACCCAGACCTCATGCACGGGCCCCTCTTTACACTTTTCACGATCGCGATCGCAGCCACGGAAGCCGCCCTTGGGCTGGCACTGGTTCTCGCTATCTTCCGCCACTTTAAAACCATCGACCTGGAGCAAATTCAGGACCTGAAAGAATGA